GCAGGCGCCGGATTGCGGCGCCAGCATATTCGACCGCTGAGCCCTGGCCCGCCGCCGTGCCGAGCGCGCCGATCGTGTGCAGGATCAGGTCCTTGGCCGTCACGCCTGGCTCGACTGCGCCCTCGAACGTCACGCGCATGTTGCGTGGGCGGGTCATCGCGAGGGTCTGGGTCGCCAGCACATGCTCGACCTCGCTCGTGCCGACGCCGATGCCGAGCGCACCGAGCCCCCCGACCGTCGAGGTATGGCTGTCGCCGCAGGCCAGCAAGGAGCCGGGCAACGCCAGGCCGAGCTCCGGGCCAATAACATGGACGATGCCCTGCCGGCGATCATCGACGCCGAACAGCGGGATGCCATGCGCTCGCGCATTGGTGCGCATCAGGCCGAGGAGCTCGCGGCCGGCCGGGTTGGTCGCTTCGTCCCGCCCGGGCGCGGTCGACACGATATGGTCCTGGGTCGCGACCGTCAGTTCGGCATGGCGCACGGCGCGGCCGGCGCGCGCCAGGCCGTCGAACGCCTGGGCGCTCGTCGTCTCCTGCAGGACGTGCCGGTCGACGAACACCAGGTCGCGCCCGTCATCCAGCCGCTTGACCAGGTGCGCGTCCCAGATCTTGTCGAAGACGGTCGAGGGCGCGGCGGTGGTCGCGGCGGGGGGCCGGTCAGCCATTGCGGCGAACGCCGTCGCCACGGGAAAGACGATCTTCTGGCATCAGATTTCCTCCCAGCCCGTCGCGGCTTTCCGCGACCGGGCAGCGTTCCGCCGACGTTTGCGGCCTCCTGTCTCGGCTATTTGCTGAAGGCTAATTTGACGATGGCAGCGCGCATAGGCACAATTTGCTCATAGATCTCTCAGGAAAAGTCAGAGCACAAAGAATGCGCCGTCTTCCCCCGCTCAATGCCCTGCGCGCGTTCGAGGCGACGGCGCGCAACGGCAGCCTCACCCGGGCCGCCCAGGAATTATCGGTGACCCAGGGTGCGGTCAGCCGGCATGTCCAGCAGCTCGAGAACTGGCTCGGGGTCTCGCTGTGCGCCCGTTTGCGCCGCGGCATCGAAACGACGCCGGAGGGCGAGGCGTTCGCGGCCCTCCTCGGCAGCGTTTTCGACCAGATCGAGGCCCAGGTGCGGCGCATGCGGCAGAAGCCCGCGACCAACACGCTCCGGATCAAGTTGCCGCCGACCTTCGCGATCCGCTGGCTCGTGCCGCGGCTCGCCCGGTTCCATGCGCTCCATCGCCAGATCGACGTGCAGATCACCACGTCGCATCAGACGGTCGACTTCGACCGGGAAGATATCGACATCTGCATCCACTCGGGCACCACGCCGTTGCCCAGCGTCTATTGCCGGCGCCTGTTCGGCGAGATCCTGCTGCCCGTGTGCAGCGCCGGGCTGTTCGGCAAATATCCGCCGCTCAGCCGGCCGGAAGATCTGGCGCGGCACGTCCTGCTGTGCTCGCTCCACCGGCCCGATGATTGGCCGCTCTGGCTGCGCGCCGCCGGCGTTCGGCACATCGACGGCAACGAGGGGCTGAAGTTCGAGAATTCGGCGCTGGCCTATCAGGCGGCGACCGACGAGCTCGGTGTCGTCATGGCGCAGCGCGCGTTCGTCGAGGACGACCTCAGGGTCGGTCGGCTCGTGGCACCGCTCGACCTGCGCATCGCGACCTCGAGCGCCTATTTCCTGGCCTATTCCCGTGCGCGCCGGGCGACGCCGCTGATGGCGGCGTTCGAAGAATGGATCGTCGAGGAGACCGCCGCCATGGAGGAGGCGGCCTGAGCAAGGCGCCGGCGTCAGGCCTCGGCCCTAATGACGCGGGCACCGGCGGCCGCGAACGGCGCGCATTGCTCGTCGGTCGTGCTGTCGTCGGTCACGAGCGTCCAGCGGGGTGGCAGTTCGGCCCAGAAATCCTGGTCGCCGCGGGCGAGTTTCGTCGCGTCGGCAAGGACCACCACCTCGCGTGCCTGGTTGATCATCAGGCTCTTGAGCGCCGCCTGCTCGAGGCTTGCCTCGCACAGGCCGCGGCCGGCGACGACGCCGTCGGCGCTGGTGAAAAGCTTGTCCGCCGTCATCCGGCGCATGCCGTCGAGCGCGAGCGGACCGACCGTGCTGACGCTCGTCGCCCGGAACGTGCCGCCCAGCACGGTGAGCGCGATGTCCGGTGCGTCCGACAAGGCCGCGACCAGGGACAGGTTGTTGGTCACGATCCGGTGTCGCCGGGGCTTCAGCAGCAGCCCGAACGCTGCCACCGTCGAGCCGGCATCGAGGATCAGCGCGTCGTCGTCGGCGAGAAGGGCGAGGGCGGCGCGCGCGATCGCCGTCTTCTGCCGGCTGTTGACCTGCTGCCGCTGGCTGAGGCTGGCCTCGGGCGCGGCGTGGGCCAGGATGGCGCCGCCGTACGTCCGGCAGATGGCGTTGGCGCTCGACAGCTGCTGCAGGTCGCGGCGCACGGTCGAGGCCGAGACGCCGAACCGCTCAGCCAGCGCCTCGACGTCGACCTCGCCGCCGCGCAGCGTGTCGAGCAGGATGGCCCGCCGCTCCTTGCTGCGCATGGGCGGGCTCAGGCGGCGTGCTGGGGCGCCAGCTCGGCCGCCTGGCGCAGCGCCTCGATCAGGCTGCGCTCGTCGGCGATGCCCTTGCCGGCGATGTCAAACGCAGTGCCATGGTCGACCGAGGTGCGGATCATTGGCAATCCCACCGTGATGTTCACGCCGGCCTCGAGCCCCAGCACCTTGATCGGCCCATGGCCCTGGTCGTGGTACATGGCGACGACCATGTCGTAGTCGCCGCGCGCGGCCAGGAAGAACAGCGTGTCGGCCGGCAGCGGGCCGCGCACATCCCAGCCCTTGGCCTGGCAGGCTGCCACGGCCGGCACGATCTTTTCGGCCTCCTCGCCATGGCCGAACAGGCCGTTCTCGCCGGCATGCGGGTTGATGCCGCAGACGCCGATGCGCGGCCGGGCGATGCCGGCCTTGGTGAGCGTATCCTGCGCCCGGCCGATGACGCGCTCGACCAGGCCCGGCTCGATACGGGCGATGGCGTCGATGAGCCCGATATGGGTCGTGACATGGATGACCCGTAGCTTGGGCGAGGTCAGCATCATCGAGACCTCGGGCGTGCCGGTCAGCGCCGCCAACAGCTCGGTATGGCCAGGATACTTGTGGCCGGCGGCATGCAGCGCCTCCTTGCTCAAGGGCGCGGTGCAGATCGCTTGCGCTTGGCCGGCCTCGACGATGCGGACGGCGCGCTCGATGTAGCGGAAGGCGCCTTCGCCCGAGACGGCCGAGACCCGGCCGAACGGATGGTCCGGCGGGATGAGCTTCAGGTCGATGCAGTCGACCGTGCCGGGCGCGAATTTCGCATCCTTGGCATCGTCGAGGCTCGCGACGTCGAGCGTGGTGCCGACGATCCGGCCGGCCGTGCGCAGGCGCTCGGCATCGCCGACCACGAGCGGCCGGCACAGCGCCGACACATCCGGATGGGCCAGCGCCTTCATGATGACTTCCGGGCCGATGCCCGACGCATCGCCCATGGTGATCGCTATGATCGGACGGGTCATTTGGGTTCCCCCTTGACGAATGAGATGCAGGTGGCGGGCGATCCGGGTCAAGCTGTGCTCGCCGCCGAACGCCCCGGCTTTGGTGACGATGGGAAAGGAGACGGCGCCGAGCGTCAGCCCCAGCGACACACCCGGCTCGAGCTCTTCCATGAGGCGGATGCCGTTCACCCCGAAGCGCGCGAGCAAGGCCGCCGCGGTTTCCCCGCCGGTCGCGGCGAGCGCGCCGATGTATGCCGCCGCGGGCGCCAGCGCCTCGGCCAGGCCGGCGGCGAGGCGCGGTCCGAGGCTGAGATCCGGCGCCTCGGTCATGCCGATCTCGACGAGCACGTCACGGCCGGCATCGAGCAGGGCGCCGACTTGGCGGCCGAGCGCCACCCGATCCGGTGCGGCGCCGGCATTGAGCAGCAGGTCCAGCCGGACCGGAATATGAGTGACGTCAGGCGCCGCAGCGAGCGCCCGCGCCGCCGTTCGCGAGGCGGCGGCGAGCGAGCCCACGACGATCAGCGAGCCTTTGGCGGTTGCGGGCAGATGCTGGACCGTGGACCGTTCGCCCGGGGCGATGGCGGCAAGCGCATGGGCGAGGCCCGCGCTGCCGATGAAGAAGGCGGCGCTCGTGGCGGGCAGGCTCGCCTCGGCGAGGCGCTTCAGATCGTCGTCCGTCTCGGCATCGCAGATGGCGACGAGATCGCCTTGCGCAGCGAGCGCCTCAAGTGCCGTCCGCAATTGCTTGGCTCCGCCGCGAATCACGCCAAGCGGCACGGTCGCTGCATGGATGCCGACGCCGGCCAGGATCTGGGCCAGATCGGCGGTCGGATAGCGATGGTCGCGCCGCCAGACTTCCGTCTGCTCGAGCGGCGCGCCGTCGACCCGGACGCGGCCGTCGATCGTCGTGCGGCCGGTCGCCGGGAAGGCCGGGGCGCAGATACCGAAGGCCCGGCTTTCCCGCGCGCGGACCGCTTCGAGGGCGGCCACGGTCTCGGCGGCGAAATGGCCGCGCAGGGTCGAATCGATCTTCTTGAAGAGAACGCGTCCATCGCCATGAAGCCGGGTGAGGGCTGCCCGCTGGCGCGCGACGGCCGCAGCTTCGGCCAAGCCGCGGCTATCGGCGTCGTAGGAGAAGACGTCGCCCGTCGGCGCCCGGTCGCCCCAGCCGACCACGGCCGCCGTGCCGCGCTTGGCGAACGCGCTGGCGCAGTCGGCCGCCCCGGTCAGGTCGTCGGCAAGAATCAGCCAGCCGCGCGCCATTTTTGAAAACGCCCTCCTGTGCGTGTTTCAGGCATATTTCGCCTACGCATGCGACATTAATGCGCGATATGCGCAAATTTATGCGTAATTCGCGCAGTTCCGTCAATGCTTATCGGCCGTGCTGCTGAAAGAGCGCCCATGCATGGGGCGGGGGTGCCAGCCCGCCGCGTCATGAGAAAGGGCCGGATGCTTGCGCATCCGGCCCCCGTCACTCCCCGTTGACTACCTTCGGAGGCTCGCGCCTCCGAGCCTCCAGGCTTTAGTCGTCATTGTCCTCGGTCGGCTTCTTGTTCGCCGCGGCCGCGACGAAGGCATCCGGCGCCTGGATCTCGGTTTCACCCGGATACGGCCGCTTCCAGTTGGTGGCCGAATACCAGACCAGGTGGTTGAGGAAGTCCTCGTCGACCGAGTCGGGCTTGCCTTCCTTGCCCTTGGTCATCGCGTCGGACGCGACGTTCCAGGCCTTTTCCACGGCCGACATGCTGGCGACAGACGTCGTGTCGAAGTTGGCCGGGCCCGTGCCGGCGATCGGCGTGTTGCCGGGGCCGATGTTCAGCGCCGTGTTGGCCGGAACATGGTCGAACGGCGCAAGGTTCGGGGTGTTCTGGAAGGCGTCGTACATCGGCGAGGCCGTGAGATCGAACTGGGTCAGCGGCTCGAGGCCGAGGATCTGCTCGATCGTGCGGTTGACGTTTTCCTGCGTGTAGGTGGTGTGGATGACCTTGCCCACGCCCGGCGCCTGCGGGGCAGCGGTGTAGGGGCTGATCGCATAGACCGGCTGGCGGTGACCATCGACGTGGTCGACGCCGTCCTGGCTGTCGTCTTCCTCGACGAAGATCGCGCTCGAGCCCCAGACCGAGCTGTGGCTGATGGCCTCGACCATGCGGCCGAGCGCCAGGTCGTTGTCGGCCTGGTAGTTGGCCGGCAGCGGGTAGCCGGTGGACGTGCCGTTGGTATGGTCATCCGGCAGCCAGATGATCGTCAGGTTCGGCACGCTGAAGGTGGCGTCCTGCTGCTGGAACTGCTGGATCCAGTAGTCGGCCCGGTACTGGTCCGGAATGCCGAGATTGAACGAGGGGTAGTGCGGATCGAGGATTGCCGACGCCGAGGGGACCGTCGTCGACTCGGTGTCCGAGTTGTCCGGAACGATGGCGGCACCCTGGGCGCCGTTGGTCTCTTTGTAGAGGGTCGTGTTGTAGAAGTCGGCCCAGCTGTAGCTGCTGCCGTCCGGCTTCTTGGCGATGGTGTAGCCGCCGCTCCACTCGCCATAGAGCTTGACCGACAGGCCCCGCTTCTGGGCGGCCGTCCACAGGAAGCCCTTCGGCGTGTAGGTCAGCGCGTCGTTGCTGTTGCCGCCGGGGTAGCTGCGGATCCAGTCCGGCGACAGGATGTCGTTGGAGTAGAACGAGCCGGACTCGACGATCCAGGGATGGCCGTCGGCCGACTGGCGGCTCGGCGCATACACGTTGTCGAGCAGCGGGAAGCGCGTCACCAGCGCATGCTGGTTCGGCGTGTTGCCGCCGAAGACGGCGAGCGACGGGTCGCCGTTGCCCTGCGGCAGATCGCCCAGGATCTGGTCGTAGGTGCGGTTTTCCTTGATTAACAGGAAAACGTGCTTGATGAGCGACGGCTCGCCGACATGCGCCGGAATGGCGACCGGCGCCCGCCCGCGGTCGGCACGATCGTGCCGGACGTCGACGTACTTCGAGTCCCAGTGGTTGTTCTTGATGACCTGCGCGGTCATCTGGTCGAGCTGGCGCTCCGTCGGCAGCGGGATCAGATTGACGACGCCCGCTTCCTCGTGGGTGTTGAAGCCCTTGACGCCGTGCGCGCTGCCAAGCACGCCCTGCGCGCCCACGCCCTTGTCGTCGTTGACGACGAGCTGGTTGTGCGCGGCGTCGTAGGCGATCGAGGTCGGGAAATAGGCGGTCGGGATATAGCCCTTCACCTTGTGCGCGTCCGGGCCCGCAAGCGGGATGACCGCGATGGCGTTGGACTGGCCGAGCGTGACATAGGCCGTGCCGTTGGCGATGGCGATGCCGTTGGCGCCGGCGCCGAAAGCGCCGTCCCGGAGCGGCACGCCGACGTCGATCGTGTGGACGACTTCGTTGTTCTTGGTGTCGACGACCGAGATCGTGTCGGAGTACGAGTTCGCGACATAGAGCTTGCCGCCGTCGAGCGTCATGCCGGCGGGATGCAGGCCGACGTCGATGGTGTGGGCAACGGCGCCGGTGGTCAGGTCGACGACCGAGACGGTGCCGGTGGTGGCGGAAGCGTTCTTGCTGTCGACGACGATCGGCGTGCCGTCAGACAGGTTGGTGAAGTCGGACGTGGTCGCGGGACGGCCGCCCTCGTTCGTGACATAGGCGTACTTGCCGTTGACCACGATGCTGTTGGGCGCATTGCCGACCGGGATCTGGCCGGTGAGCGTGCCCGTCGAAAGGTTGATCACACCGACCGTGTTGTTCGCATTGAGCGCGACCAGGGCCGTCGTGCCGTCGGCGGTCACGGCGAGGCCGCCGGCATTCGCCGATTTGCTGTTGAACAGGTTCGGGTTCGCGGGCGGCGAGGGCAGCGACACGCTGAAGGCCTGCGTCAACGTGCCGGCGACCGGGTCGACGTTCGCCACGGCGACATAGTTGCTGTCCTGGCTGAACAGCAGCTTCGAGCCGTCGGCGGAATAGGTGATGCCGGGGGCATGACAAGAGCTGTTCACAGCGACCCGCTAAGGAAGAACATTTGTCGAACGAAGTCTTGTATCAAGCAACGAAGCTGTACGCGCTACGCGGTTGGCGCAACGGTCGAAACGTTCCAGGGATCAGTGGCTTGGCAGCCCATGAATAGGTCCCGGTGAGATTTATGTGCTCCCACATCAGTGGAGAGACGTGCCGCAGCTGATCATCGGGAATTTCGCGGCCCTGCATCCGTAGGTGATCGGCGATCCGCGCCAGATAGATCGTGTTCCAGTGGATGATGGCGCCGGCAACCAGGTTCAACCCGGAGGCCCGAAACGCCTGGCTGTCGAAGGTGCGATCACGGATTTCCCCGCGCTCGTGAATGAAGATCGCCCGCTTGAGCTTGTGGGCCGCCTCCCCCTTGTTCAGCCCGGCCTGGCATCGACGCCGAAGATGCGGGTCGGAATACCACTCGATCATGAATCGGGTGCGCTCGATCCGACCAAGTTCGCGGAGCGCGCGCGAGAGCTGGCTGGGGTTCTTGGACGCCGCGAGCTTTTTCAGAATGGTCGATGGCGCGACGGTCTTGAGGTTCAGCGACATGGCCAGGCGCAGCAACTCGTCCCAATACTCGCGGATCAGGGCAACATTGATGACGGCACCGATATGGCGTTTAAGAGAGGGATAGGCGTCGCCGCGCACAAACGGGTGGAATTGCCGCCCCTTGAGGTTCCTCAGCCGCGGGGCGAAGCGCCTGCCGATGAGTGCGAATAGCCCGAATACGTGGTCGCTGCTCCCGCCGGTATCGGTAAAATGCTCCTCGATGTCGAGGACGGTTTCGTGGTCGAGAATGCCGTCCAGGACGTAGGGCGCTTCGCTCTCACTCGGGCTAAGTGGCAGTGCGCTATAGTAGCCGTACTGGTCTGAGAGATGGCTATAGATCTTGCCGCCGGGCTCGGTGCCATAGTGCGTATTGACGTCGCTTCGGGCTGACGCACGATCGGCGGCGCGGAAAAACTGTCCGTCAGATGAAGAGGTTCGTCCCGACCCCCAAAGCAAGGCATGGGGGTGAATTGTCTGAGCGTTGGTGATCGCGGCCTGGCCGCCTTTGTAGGTCTCCGATCGCAGATGAAATAGCCGGGCCCACACGATCTGTCGTTCGCTGACGCCGATCGACGTTCCGGCCATGCGCTTGGGGCCAAGATTGGTTGCATCGGCTAGGATTGCCGCCATCAGCGCCGACGTGCTCCGAACAGGCTCCTGGGTTCGAAGATGGGTGAAGCAGTGCGTGAAGCCGGTTCGGTCATTCACCTCGGACAAGAGATCCGGAACGTCGATCAGGGGGAAGAACGGCTGAACTTCCTGCTTCAACTGGTCCACCTCAGGCGGGACTTCACCCGACAAAGGGGCGACGACGAGTTCGCCGTCGATGAGCCGGACACCGGTGAGTCTGCCATTTCGCACCCGCCAGGCGAGCCGCTTCAGTTTGAAATCGACCTCATCTTGCATCGCGCCCAGGTAGGCGTCGACCTCGCGTGGCACCCCAAGCCCGAGGTCGTCGGCGGCTTTCCTGGCGGTAAATTCGGCGTTCGGCACGAGATGATCGTCGAATGGCTTGAACGTGCGACTACCGGCGACCCAAATGTCACCCGATCGTAGTCGGTCACGCAGCACGGCGAGCGTGGCGATCTCATACCGCCGCCGGTCCGGCTTGCCGTCCACATTGATCAGGCGGCGCGTGGCACCCTCCCTAAGATGCCCCATGGGTATTCGATCCGGCATCACTCTGCGGCCGTCCCGATTCATCGCGCGCAAAAGCTCTAGCGCGGCGAGCAGCGGATCGTAGCGGTACGAAGATAGAAACTCGAAGGCATCGAGAAAACGCGGGGCGTATTTTCGGACGCTGGCATAGCGCTCGGTGGCGATGATGAGTGGTTCCGGCTCGCTGTCGGCAACCAGGGCCTCTACGGTTGGCTGGACCTGCATCAGACGGTGCCAGCCGACTTGCGCATCCAGGGTGTCCAGCACATCGTCGTTCGCATCACTTGCGGCGACCAGCGCCCTGAGCGTATCGCGGAACAGGCGCAACGCCCGCGTGGTCTCCTGGCGGGCATCGATGTGCCGCTGCTTCTTTTCGGCGACGGCGCGCGAGAAAAGCCGGCCGATCAGCTTTATGAACATGCCGATTGCGGCATCTGTCAGCGCCTCCCCGAGGGCGATCAACTGCGCGATGATCGTGGCGCGGCGTCGACCAGCGTTGAAATCGGCGGCGAGCCAACTCGGCGTGATCTCGCCTTCACGGACCATCTGCTTGAAGCGGTCGGCGTGGATCCTGTCGCGTCGGCGCGGGTCGACGCCCAGGGACCGCACGAAGGCGACGCGGTTTATGAGGCCGGCAAGGTTCTCGGCGGCGGGCGCTTCGGGATGCGAGCGCAGCCAGCCGAAGCGGCTCTGGCGAATTTCAGGATCGACGACGAGGAGTTGGTCGAGCGCCTCCAGTTGATCGCGCGCAAGGTTTTCCAGCAGTGCGGCATCGGCTCTGCGACGCGCCACAGCGCGTCCAGCGAGCCCGATACGGTCGATCTCCTTCGCCGACAGAAGCAGGACCTGACGCGCGCGCAGCGTCTCGATGATGGCGCCCGCAATCGCGTCGCCGCGATCGGTCGCAGTCGCGGCGCCGATCGCGGCGACCAATGCTGCCCGCCTGTCCTCCGACGTGGCCAGGCGAACGGCCAGTTGATGCTGTAGAACACGGCCATGCTCGAGCCGCGTCTCCTCGCGTCGGCCGTAGGCAGCAAAGACATCCGGTTTCAGGCCGAGTTGGTCGGCGACATACGCGAGCATCGCGGTTGGTGGAGCTTCGCCAGCGGCCAATATCCGACCCGGATAGCGCATGAAGCAGAGCTGAACGGCGAATCCGATCTGGTTCCAGGGGCGTCGTCGCGCCAACGCCTGATACCGGTCCTCGGGGGAAAGCGTGTAATGGCGGATCAGACTTTCTTCATCGGCGGGAATATCGAGCAAGCGCGCGTAGCTTTCCGGCTTCAGGAGACTTCGCCTGCCCATTATTTACCCCCCGCCCATGATCGTCTGCGCCATCCTGGCGACTCTGACCCGCGCGTGTCGATGTGAAAGGCGGCCGTCGACATCGGCGCTCGCAGCCGTCACGTAGAGGGCATCGCGCTAAGTGTTAGCCAAGCAACGCTAAGCTGGACATACCAAGAACATGGGAGCGAGCTATCTGGCCAAGGCTCGATACAGCGTCGCGGCATGGACATTGAGGATCTCCGCAGTCTCCCGCGCGGAGGTTCCCTCACCGATTAGGCGCTGCGCCAACGCGACCTGATCAGAGGTCAGCTTCGGTGGCCTTCCAAACCGGACGCCACGCTTCTTCGCCGCAGCGCGTCCCGAGCTGGTGCGCTCATGAATCAGTTCACGCTCGAACTCGGCAATTCCGGCGAAGACCGTGAGCACCATGCGTCCCGCCGGTGAGGTCGTATCAGCCCAGGGTTCGTGAAGCGATCGCAGACCGGCCTCGGCGACTCTGAGCTGCTCCGCTATTTCGAGGAGATCCCGTGTCGATCGAGCGAGCCGATCCAAACGGGAGACTACGATGACGTCCTCGGAGCGAATCTGGTCGAGCATCCGGACCAACTCGGGACGGTTCCGCTTGGCGCCCGAGATCTTCTCTTCATAGATTCGAGCGCAGCCAGCCGACTGCAGCGCCGCTCGCTGAAGCGCCAAATTCTGATCGTCGGTCGAAACTCGGGCGTAGCCGATGAGCATGGTGCTGCCTACGTGTCGCAAATACCATCGCGAAATTGTTGACTTTCGCGACCGGCTTTTGCAACGGGAGAACTCCAGGCTCCTTTACGCGCTCAGCCTTCGTCGCAAAACTTAGGACATTCGCTACTGGCCCCTTTCCTCGACCGGCACGCCGCGGCATCCCTCGCTGTAGCGCTTGTGTGGCGCTCTGTCCCGCCGCCGGTCCGACCCGCTATTTCCGGACCGGACGCAATCCATCGAGGAACAGCCTGACGGTCCGTTCGACGAAGGCCTGCCGTTCCGCCTCGGAAGCCTGCTGGTCGCGGCCGGACCACAGGGCCCGGCAATGGTCCATGCCATCGAGAGCGGCGAGGAAATGGTCGGCTGCGAATTCGGGATCCTCGTAGTCGAACAGCCCGCGCTTGGCCGCCTCCACGAAATAGGCGCCGACCGCCTTGCTCACTCGCTCGGGGCCCAGGCGGTAGAAGATCTCGGCGACCTCGGGAAAGCGCTTGGCCTCGCCCGTGACGATCTGCTCTGTGCGGATCGCCTCCGGCGAGGTCAGCAGATCGACGAAGCGCCGTCCGATCCGTATGAGCCCCTCTTCGAGGCTCAGCCCGGCGAACTCCTCGCTGCTGAAATGGAAGCCGCTCGCCTGGCATTTGGCCGTGATCGTCGCCTCGAACAGCGCCTCCTTCGACGGAAAGCGCGAATAGAGCGTGGTCTTCGACGCGCGGGCGCGCTGCGCCACGAGATCCATCGAGGCACTGGCAAAGCCGTGCTCCAGGAAGACCTCGGTGGCGGCCTGGAGGATAACCTCTACCTTGCGATCCTCGCGGGCGGGGCCGAGGCTGGTTTCGTCGTTCATCATAAACTGCGCTGTACGGGTTGACCGGCGGCGGTTTTCTATTTGAACACGATCTATATGGACCGGGCTGTTCAGTACCCGCGGCGAAGGCCAACCGCGCTGCGGCCGCTTACGCGGCGGCCGCAGCGAAATCGGCGAGGCCAAAATTCGTGCGCTCGCGGGAGTCTCCGTCTATCGGAGGTAGTCGTGAACGACTTCGCCCAGGCCGAGCGTGAGGTCGGCCTGGATGTGGGTCGCCGACAGGATTTCCAGTACGGGGAGCTCTGCAACGGGCGCCAGCGCGTGGGCGTGCAGCTCGAGAGCGCCGGGTCCGACCCAGGCGCCCTTCACCGCCACGTCGGTGAGGTAATACTCGACCAGCTCGCAAACGCGCGGGCTGCCGTCGACATGCGGGATAATCTTGAGGAGGTAGTTCGGCGCCTCGAGGGAGGCGCGGACCGCCGCGATGTCGGCCGGCCGAAACTTGTAGCCCATGGTGCCGGTCGCGATCCGAATGCGACCATAATCGAGGGTGCCGACCAGCGTATCGGTTTCGACGCGGAAGGACGGCTCGGCGAGCTTCTTCGGGAAGCCCCATAGCTCGCGGCCGCCGGCGATCGGCCCCTCGTCATTGAGGAACATGCTGTGGGAATAGCTGCCTTTTCGACCCTTGAAAGACACGGGAATGACTTGGCCGCTTTCCGTGTAATCACCGAAGCCGGTCGAATCGGGCATGCGGATGAATTCGTATTTCACGATCGGGCTCTCGATCTCGAGCGGCTCCGGCACGACGGCGCGCAGCTTTTGCGGGTCCGTGCGGTAGGCGATGATCAGGTACTCTCGGTCGACGAAACGGTAAGGGCCTGGCGGGTAGGCAGGGCTGGTCAGCGGCATGGCGAACGCGTGCTCGCGGATTTCCGCTTCTCGCATGATGTCCTCGTTCGTTTGGTGGATAGCGGGTGTTGGCGCCTGGAATCGACGCCGCGTCGTGACTGTCTCTCGGATCGAATTCGATCAACCTTCGGCAGCGCGACTACTCGCGTCCATTCCTTTCCAGGTCGAAGGTACGGAAACCCTGGCGATTGGTCGGGCGGCCCAGAACCTCCGGATGGCGCAACGTGCGCACCGCGTCGTGGTAGCCCGTGCGCCAATGCTCTTCCATCGACAGCCGGGAGAACTCGTAGTCCTTGGAATGGCCTTCGTATTCCCGCGAGCGATAGATAAGGTGCACGATGCTGTAGGCCTTGTGGTCCGCCGCTTTGCTCAGCAGCCTGGCGTCCTCGCTGTCGCGCAGGTCCGGCGGCAAATGCTCCAGCAGGCGCGCAAGCGCGGAGCGCAGACCCTGGACCTCCCTGAACTGGTCCGTCATGGCGCGGGTGCGGCTCGAATACTGAATCTCCTTCTGGCGCATCGCGACCTCGGCCAGGTTGCCCGGGAGCTCTCCGGTGGCGCTCCAGAGGTCGACCTGGAACGCCAGGGTGTCCTGCCGCGGCCCGTGATCGACCACCCA
The genomic region above belongs to Aliidongia dinghuensis and contains:
- a CDS encoding bifunctional YncE family protein/alkaline phosphatase family protein, whose translation is MNSSCHAPGITYSADGSKLLFSQDSNYVAVANVDPVAGTLTQAFSVSLPSPPANPNLFNSKSANAGGLAVTADGTTALVALNANNTVGVINLSTGTLTGQIPVGNAPNSIVVNGKYAYVTNEGGRPATTSDFTNLSDGTPIVVDSKNASATTGTVSVVDLTTGAVAHTIDVGLHPAGMTLDGGKLYVANSYSDTISVVDTKNNEVVHTIDVGVPLRDGAFGAGANGIAIANGTAYVTLGQSNAIAVIPLAGPDAHKVKGYIPTAYFPTSIAYDAAHNQLVVNDDKGVGAQGVLGSAHGVKGFNTHEEAGVVNLIPLPTERQLDQMTAQVIKNNHWDSKYVDVRHDRADRGRAPVAIPAHVGEPSLIKHVFLLIKENRTYDQILGDLPQGNGDPSLAVFGGNTPNQHALVTRFPLLDNVYAPSRQSADGHPWIVESGSFYSNDILSPDWIRSYPGGNSNDALTYTPKGFLWTAAQKRGLSVKLYGEWSGGYTIAKKPDGSSYSWADFYNTTLYKETNGAQGAAIVPDNSDTESTTVPSASAILDPHYPSFNLGIPDQYRADYWIQQFQQQDATFSVPNLTIIWLPDDHTNGTSTGYPLPANYQADNDLALGRMVEAISHSSVWGSSAIFVEEDDSQDGVDHVDGHRQPVYAISPYTAAPQAPGVGKVIHTTYTQENVNRTIEQILGLEPLTQFDLTASPMYDAFQNTPNLAPFDHVPANTALNIGPGNTPIAGTGPANFDTTSVASMSAVEKAWNVASDAMTKGKEGKPDSVDEDFLNHLVWYSATNWKRPYPGETEIQAPDAFVAAAANKKPTEDNDD
- a CDS encoding DeoR/GlpR family DNA-binding transcription regulator, with product MRSKERRAILLDTLRGGEVDVEALAERFGVSASTVRRDLQQLSSANAICRTYGGAILAHAAPEASLSQRQQVNSRQKTAIARAALALLADDDALILDAGSTVAAFGLLLKPRRHRIVTNNLSLVAALSDAPDIALTVLGGTFRATSVSTVGPLALDGMRRMTADKLFTSADGVVAGRGLCEASLEQAALKSLMINQAREVVVLADATKLARGDQDFWAELPPRWTLVTDDSTTDEQCAPFAAAGARVIRAEA
- the gcvA gene encoding transcriptional regulator GcvA, with protein sequence MRRLPPLNALRAFEATARNGSLTRAAQELSVTQGAVSRHVQQLENWLGVSLCARLRRGIETTPEGEAFAALLGSVFDQIEAQVRRMRQKPATNTLRIKLPPTFAIRWLVPRLARFHALHRQIDVQITTSHQTVDFDREDIDICIHSGTTPLPSVYCRRLFGEILLPVCSAGLFGKYPPLSRPEDLARHVLLCSLHRPDDWPLWLRAAGVRHIDGNEGLKFENSALAYQAATDELGVVMAQRAFVEDDLRVGRLVAPLDLRIATSSAYFLAYSRARRATPLMAAFEEWIVEETAAMEEAA
- the pdxA gene encoding 4-hydroxythreonine-4-phosphate dehydrogenase PdxA; this encodes MARGWLILADDLTGAADCASAFAKRGTAAVVGWGDRAPTGDVFSYDADSRGLAEAAAVARQRAALTRLHGDGRVLFKKIDSTLRGHFAAETVAALEAVRARESRAFGICAPAFPATGRTTIDGRVRVDGAPLEQTEVWRRDHRYPTADLAQILAGVGIHAATVPLGVIRGGAKQLRTALEALAAQGDLVAICDAETDDDLKRLAEASLPATSAAFFIGSAGLAHALAAIAPGERSTVQHLPATAKGSLIVVGSLAAASRTAARALAAAPDVTHIPVRLDLLLNAGAAPDRVALGRQVGALLDAGRDVLVEIGMTEAPDLSLGPRLAAGLAEALAPAAAYIGALAATGGETAAALLARFGVNGIRLMEELEPGVSLGLTLGAVSFPIVTKAGAFGGEHSLTRIARHLHLIRQGGTQMTRPIIAITMGDASGIGPEVIMKALAHPDVSALCRPLVVGDAERLRTAGRIVGTTLDVASLDDAKDAKFAPGTVDCIDLKLIPPDHPFGRVSAVSGEGAFRYIERAVRIVEAGQAQAICTAPLSKEALHAAGHKYPGHTELLAALTGTPEVSMMLTSPKLRVIHVTTHIGLIDAIARIEPGLVERVIGRAQDTLTKAGIARPRIGVCGINPHAGENGLFGHGEEAEKIVPAVAACQAKGWDVRGPLPADTLFFLAARGDYDMVVAMYHDQGHGPIKVLGLEAGVNITVGLPMIRTSVDHGTAFDIAGKGIADERSLIEALRQAAELAPQHAA